A genomic segment from Malus domestica chromosome 05, GDT2T_hap1 encodes:
- the LOC103434444 gene encoding mavicyanin-like, protein MAGAVTLKVAVAVLAVGIAAVSLGGSLVGAQVHHVVGGDRGWDPSSDLASWSSGKTFRAGDKMWLAYSAAHGYIAEVTSKEEFESCDVTNPIRMFTDGLDSISIDNEGLRYFASSNVESCKKGLKLHVEVMPQSYQAPETSNSHVAESKGSAVVAAEGPKTPSGSAHLTASLMVLSFGLLCYALGI, encoded by the exons ATGGCTGGAGCTGTAACATTGAAGGTGGCTGTTGCTGTTTTGGCGGTTGGTATCGCCGCCGTGAGCCTCGGAGGGAGCTTGGTTGGAGCACAAGTGCACCATGTGGTCGGAGGAGACCGCGGCTGGGATCCATCCTCCGACCTCGCTTCTTGGTCCTCGGGCAAAACATTTAGGGCGGGAGATAAGATGT GGCTAGCCTACTCCGCGGCACATGGGTACATAGCGGAAGTGACGAGTAAGGAGGAATTCGAGTCCTGCGATGTAACCAACCCAATCAGGATGTTCACGGACGGCCTGGATAGCATCTCGATAGACAATGAAGGACTCCGGTACTTCGCTAGCAGTAACGTCGAGAGCTGCAAGAAGGGCCTCAAACTACACGTGGAAGTTATGCCCCAATCATATCAAGCTCCTGAAACGTCCAACTCCCACGTGGCAGAATCAAAGGGCTCCGCGGTGGTTGCAGCTGAAGGGCCCAAAACCCCTTCTGGTTCGGCCCATCTCACTGCAAGCCTCATGGTGTTGTCATTTGGGTTGCTTTGTTATGCATTGGGTATTTAG